One window from the genome of Moraxella nasibovis encodes:
- a CDS encoding PhoH family protein yields MSITRTLTLNIDAAALRNLAGEYNKHLKYLQERLEIQIIQRQNTFVLTGDLIAVERGEFILNKLADIADDDIGSEELHLIIQSSLARDADTPKAPTAPYADISLRTRKGKITPRGANQQTYVKKILVSDVSFGVGPAGTGKTYLAVACAVDMLERGEIERILLVRPAVEAGEKLGFLPGDLTQKIDPYLRPLYDALYEMLGFEKVGKLLERQVIEVAPLAYMRGRTLNNSFVILDEAQNTTPEQMKMFLTRLGFGSRAVITGDMTQVDLPRGHKSGLAQALQILSKIDEIHITRFDSKDVVRHHLVQKIVQAYDAFDDEQEKLAAERKAARLAEKEAEKLAQQANHQAESGASNDN; encoded by the coding sequence TTGAGCATTACTCGTACGCTTACTCTCAATATTGATGCCGCTGCCCTACGCAATTTGGCTGGCGAATACAACAAACACCTAAAATATCTCCAAGAACGCCTAGAAATTCAAATCATTCAACGCCAAAACACCTTTGTTCTCACAGGCGATCTGATCGCTGTGGAGCGTGGCGAATTTATCCTAAATAAACTTGCCGACATTGCTGATGACGACATCGGCAGCGAAGAGCTACATCTCATTATTCAATCCAGCCTAGCTCGTGATGCCGACACGCCAAAAGCGCCGACTGCGCCCTATGCCGACATTTCGCTACGCACTCGCAAAGGCAAAATCACCCCTCGTGGGGCAAATCAGCAGACCTATGTCAAAAAAATTCTCGTCTCTGATGTGTCGTTCGGTGTTGGTCCTGCTGGTACAGGCAAGACTTATCTGGCGGTGGCGTGTGCGGTGGATATGCTCGAGCGTGGCGAGATTGAGCGGATTTTGTTGGTGCGTCCTGCGGTGGAAGCTGGCGAAAAATTGGGATTTTTGCCGGGGGATTTGACCCAAAAAATTGATCCTTATTTGCGTCCGCTTTATGATGCTTTGTACGAAATGCTCGGCTTTGAAAAAGTCGGCAAATTGCTTGAACGCCAAGTGATTGAAGTTGCCCCGCTTGCCTATATGCGTGGGCGGACGCTGAATAACAGCTTTGTGATTCTTGATGAAGCCCAAAACACCACGCCAGAGCAGATGAAAATGTTCCTAACTCGTCTGGGCTTTGGCTCTCGTGCGGTCATCACAGGCGATATGACGCAGGTGGATTTGCCTCGTGGGCATAAATCAGGTCTGGCTCAAGCTCTGCAAATTCTCTCCAAGATTGATGAAATTCACATCACTCGCTTTGATAGCAAAGATGTGGTGCGTCATCATCTGGTACAAAAAATCGTTCAGGCTTATGACGCCTTTGATGACGAGCAAGAAAAACTTGCCGCCGAACGCAAAGCCGCACGCCTAGCTGAGAAAGAAGCCGAAAAACTGGCTCAGCAAGCCAATCATCAGGCAGAAAGTGGAGCGAGCAATGACAACTAA
- the folE gene encoding GTP cyclohydrolase I FolE — translation MSNSDHIDFIPDYENLAAHYASVIKSSGEDLSREGLLDTPMRAAKAFGHLTRGYHQSLEVVANDAIFPSDNPELVLVQNIEFYSLCEHHLLPFYGVAHVGYLPDGKVLGLSKVARIVDMYARRLQIQENLTKQVAQAIESLTGCRGVAVVMDASHMCMMMRGVAKQQSTTRTVSMLGEFTTNNQARSEFLDAIPKRTPAFG, via the coding sequence ATGTCAAATTCTGATCACATTGATTTTATTCCAGATTATGAAAATCTTGCCGCTCATTATGCCAGCGTCATCAAAAGCAGTGGCGAAGATTTGAGCCGTGAAGGTCTGCTAGATACACCCATGCGCGCCGCCAAAGCCTTTGGTCATCTGACTCGTGGCTATCATCAGTCGCTTGAAGTGGTGGCGAACGATGCCATTTTTCCATCGGATAATCCAGAGCTTGTGCTGGTGCAAAACATCGAATTTTATTCGCTGTGCGAGCATCATTTATTGCCGTTTTATGGCGTGGCTCATGTCGGCTATCTGCCAGATGGCAAGGTTTTGGGCTTATCAAAAGTCGCTCGCATTGTGGATATGTACGCTCGCCGCCTACAAATCCAAGAAAATCTCACCAAGCAAGTCGCCCAAGCGATTGAGAGCTTGACGGGCTGTCGTGGCGTGGCGGTGGTGATGGACGCAAGCCACATGTGCATGATGATGCGTGGCGTCGCCAAACAACAATCCACCACTCGCACGGTGAGCATGCTTGGCGAATTTACCACCAACAACCAAGCACGCAGTGAATTTTTGGACGCCATTCCAAAAAGAACGCCTGCGTTTGGCTAA
- the argC gene encoding N-acetyl-gamma-glutamyl-phosphate reductase, translating to MSQIKVGIVGGTGYTGVELIRLLSNHPKATIVMLTSRSEAGKKASEIFPSLRGVSDVVFSDADDEALAKCDVVFFATPHGVAMKSAAFLGSRGVKVIDLAADFRLQDLSAFEKWYGMTHDCPEILKAAAYGLPEINRAAIKNAQVVGNPGCYPTTAILGLSAVIAEQNRQDCPLIDEKIIIDAKSGISGAGRSAKLDLIFSETSDNFSAYGVAGHRHLPEIEQGVHELLESKFPHKIRFVPHLVPMIRGMFSTIHLSLTAKGQAVDWQSVFENQFKDEYFVDVLPKGLLPQTRYTRASNFLKIGVHQDGETLTVLVVQDNLVKGAAGQAVQNMNILFGLDEKLGLEVVPVVP from the coding sequence ATGTCGCAAATCAAAGTGGGTATCGTGGGTGGTACAGGCTATACTGGTGTTGAGCTGATTCGTCTTTTGAGCAATCACCCAAAGGCAACAATCGTCATGCTGACTTCTCGCAGTGAAGCTGGCAAAAAGGCAAGCGAGATTTTTCCAAGTTTGCGTGGTGTGTCTGATGTGGTGTTTAGCGATGCGGACGATGAAGCACTTGCCAAGTGCGATGTGGTGTTTTTTGCCACGCCACATGGGGTTGCGATGAAGTCGGCGGCGTTTTTGGGCAGTCGTGGTGTGAAAGTGATTGATTTGGCGGCAGATTTTCGCTTGCAGGATTTGAGTGCCTTTGAAAAATGGTACGGCATGACGCACGATTGTCCAGAGATTTTAAAGGCGGCGGCGTACGGCTTGCCTGAAATTAACCGTGCAGCCATCAAAAACGCACAGGTGGTGGGCAATCCTGGGTGTTATCCGACCACGGCGATTTTGGGCTTGTCAGCAGTGATTGCTGAGCAAAATCGCCAAGATTGTCCGCTCATTGACGAAAAAATCATCATTGATGCCAAATCAGGCATTTCTGGGGCAGGTCGCAGTGCTAAGCTGGATTTGATTTTTAGCGAGACTTCGGATAATTTTAGTGCTTATGGCGTGGCAGGTCATCGTCATTTGCCTGAGATTGAGCAAGGCGTGCATGAGCTTTTGGAGTCAAAATTTCCCCATAAAATCCGCTTTGTACCGCACCTTGTGCCGATGATTCGTGGTATGTTTAGCACCATTCATCTTAGCCTGACAGCTAAGGGTCAAGCGGTGGATTGGCAGAGTGTGTTTGAAAATCAATTTAAAGATGAGTATTTTGTGGATGTGCTGCCTAAGGGGTTGTTGCCACAGACCAGATACACTCGTGCGTCTAATTTTTTAAAAATTGGCGTGCATCAAGACGGCGAGACACTCACGGTGCTGGTGGTGCAGGACAATTTGGTCAAAGGGGCGGCAGGGCAAGCGGTGCAAAACATGAATATTTTGTTTGGACTGGATGAAAAATTGGGGCTGGAAGTCGTGCCTGTCGTGCCTTGA
- a CDS encoding heavy-metal-associated domain-containing protein, protein MSIDTLTLKVYGMTCEGCETSVHNALNGLAGVQDVEVNRPLQQAVVTYDDELLDKIEIINAVEGAGFSTT, encoded by the coding sequence ATGAGTATTGATACTTTGACATTAAAAGTGTATGGCATGACCTGTGAGGGCTGCGAGACCAGTGTGCATAATGCGCTGAACGGGCTGGCTGGCGTGCAGGATGTGGAGGTAAACCGTCCACTTCAGCAGGCGGTGGTGACTTATGACGATGAGCTGCTGGATAAAATTGAAATCATCAATGCGGTAGAAGGGGCTGGATTTAGCACCACTTGA